GCTTTCTTGTAAAGATGAGCATTGTAGGCCAGTAGGAGCTCAAATTCCTCATCTGTCAGCTGGTTGGCTTTATTTTTATTGTAAAATTCCCCCAAGTGACTGCTTTCTTTCTCTAAAAAGAGCCCTTGGTATTTCATAGACTTGCTGGCTTCTACTACTGCTCCAGTCAAACTTTTAACGGTCAACAGAGATTGGACAGGTTCTGCCATTTCTAAGTACATAGCTCCGAAAAAGTTCTGTTCCCCTTCCTTTTTAAGGGCGGCAAGATAGGTTGGCAGTTGGGAATTAAGTCCATTGAAAAAATGAGGAAACTGGAACTGAGTCAAACTAGACTTGTAGTCTACTACTCCTAGTGCTCCATCAGCTTTCAGGCGGTCAATGCGGTCAACCTTGCCTCGCACATGGACACTGCGACCATTATCCAATTGAATAAAGGCCTGATCTTTGCCTCCAAATGTTGCTTCCTCTTGGATGGTTTCGATGGCTGGATTATGACGAAGGATGTGGCCAGTGGTCCGAGCGACATCGAGAAGAACTTCCTTGGTAAACTGGGCTTCTAAACTTTCTTGATAAATGGCTTCAAATTCGCGTTCTTGACTGGTTTCCTTAATAGCTTGCTCCAGACGTTGATCAAACGGATTTTCAGCAGGCAGTTTCAAGGCACGTTCAAAAATACGGTGCAAGAAATTCCCATGACTGCGAGCATCTGGGCGCAGGCGCAATTCTTCCTGCAAACCTAAGACATAGCGGAGGAAATAACTGTATTCATTTCGGTAAAACTCTGTCAAACCAGAGGTAGACAGGTAAAACTCCTTGTCAGCAGGATAGAGAGCTTGTAAGGTATCCTTTGCTAATGGCTTGCTACTTGGACTAGTTGGAAGGGCAGGATTTGAAAGGCCTTTTTGGTCAAGTTTTTTCCCCATGACACGCGCCAAGACAGTGACAAAGGTCACATCTTGTTCATTTTCACTAGAATCCACTTGCTGATGATAAGCCACCAGACTAGACAAGAGACTGTGATAAGAACCCATATCTTCTTTGCTAAGATTTTTATGGTTCATTCTCTTTTCTCTTCTGCTAAATCCAAAACTCACCAGTTCATGAAGATAGGCAGATTCCTTGCTCTCGTTTTCATTGAGAAGACTTGGTGCTGACAAAATCAACTGCTTACGAGCGGCATTGACTAAAGAAAGCATGGTATAGCGATTTTTTTTGAGGTTTTCACTGCTTGCAATCAGCAATTGCGCTCTCTCTTCTGTCGCTTGGTTTAGGCTTTGTCTTTCTTCGTCTGTCAAAAGACTAGTATTTTGCGCGATTTTTGGTAGATGATCCTGAGTGAGTCCAATGGCATAGACAAAGTCAGCAGTCAGTGGTGCAATCAAATCGTAACTCTGCACCAGAACGGTGTCCACTGTCGCTGGAATAGTGCGATACTGAGATAAACTCATCCCAGAGTGGAGTAAGGCTAAGAAGTCCTCCAGACTAACTTGTGAACCATCAAAAACTGTCGCAAATTGTTCTAAAACATGACAGAAAGCTTTCCAAACTTCAGCTTGCCTTTCCTGCTCTAGGACTTCCATAGTGGATGTTAAACCTTGCATCTGCTTGCTTAAAGCAGCGTTTTTTAGAAAAGCACTCCACTTTTGCAAAAGATTTTCAGCCTTCTGTTTCCGACTGGCAAATAAGGTTTCAAGAGGAGCCAAAACACGCAAACGAATGGCATTCAAGCGTTCCAAATCAAATTTTCCATGGTGGGATTTTGTGAAGATTTGCTGAAAGATTGGCAAGCCATTGATACCAAGATAGCGGAGGTATTGCTCAAAAGCATCAATCTCTGCCTGACTGAGGTCAGTATACAAGCCTGTTCTGAGAAGATTAATCAAATCCTCCTGACGGAAACGGTAGCGTTTTAAACGTAAAATTGACTCCACATACTGGGTCAAGGGATGGTGGGCCATAGATTCGCTTTTACCTAGATAGAATGGAATCTGGTACTGGTCAAAAATGGTCTTTAAGGACAATTGATAAGAAGCCACATCTCCTAACAGAATACGAAAATGCTTGTAACTCAAGTCTGGATTGTCATGTAATTTCTGACGGATACTACGCGCTACCAACTCCAACTCTTCCTTTTGCGTCAAGCAAGACCAGATTTGCAGATTATCACGGTCATTCTCATCGACTTCCAAAGTGAGTTCTGAAAAGTCATAAGAAGACTCCAGCAAACGAGAGGCCTTGTCAAAACTATCCATTTTCTCATGAGTCTGAGAACGGTCTTGAGCAGGCGTTTGGTATTTAGCACCTAAATGATGAAGAAATTCTACACTGGCTTGGTAGAGATTGCCTTCAGCGAACGGACTGGTATAGGCCTTCTTACTTGCATAAGAACCAATGACAATCTCAACACCTTTACGATGGAGCAGATCCACCACATGCTCTTCCTCGGCAGAAAAACGGGTAAAACCGTCGATAACCAAAGCCAGCTGACTGAAATCACTACTTACCTTATCATTCTCAATAGCCTCAATCAAATGGGACAACTGACTTCCCTGAGCTAACTGGCTTTGATTGAGATAGGCAGTCACTTGCTCAAAAATCAAGAGTAAGTCTGCCCGCTTGTCCTCATCGGTCAAACTTTCCAAGTCTAAAAAACTCATCTGAGCAGTTGTCATCTCGTGATAAAGTTCAATCAACTGCTGGATAAATTGAGGGTCTTGTTTAATCGCGCCATAAACACGTAAATCCTTGGAATCGAGTCCCGCAAGGCATTTATAAAAAGCCATCCCAAGCCCGATGTCATCTAGACTCGTCTTAGTTGGCAAATCATTCAAGACCAGGTAACGAGCCATCTGAGCAAAACGCGTGACGGTAATCGCAAAAGAAGCCTGCTGGGACAAGCATTCCAGCACGGCGCGTTCCTTTTCAAATGAAAGAGAGTTGGGTGCGATGTAGAAAACACGCTTGCCTGCAGCAACTAGCTCTTCTGCCTCTCTGGTTAGAATTTCAGTCAAAGAAGTCCGAATATCAGTATAAAGTAATTTCATCTCAGCCTCGTTTGCTTTATCAAAGTTTCTTACTCTATTATAGCAAAGTTCGCTTCACAGTCCAAATCCAAAATTCTTGTTGATAATCATTTAACTAGCAAATCAATCATACTTCATCATCCACTTTCATATGATGAAAGATATAGAGGAAAAAGTCTTTGGAAACTTCAAAATGTCCATAACGAAGTCGAGAAGTATAGTCTCTCCATTCAGGATGTTGTCTGGCTATTTCTATGGAACAATCTTTGACTGGTAGATAATACTCGACATTTCGTCTAAAGGGAAAGAATCCTTCAAATTGCTCTACTTGATAGGCTTTGTCATCTATAATTTTACCTACGGCCACAAAAGCCTGTAACTTATCTTGACCATTCATATCGTATTTTGGACTATAGTATAAAAGATAGTCACCTTTTTTCATACGATTTAAGGGGCCGCCCTTTCCATGACAGACCTGACAAAAATTTCCCTCAACTCCTCTTAAAACATGGTTCTTTGAAACAACTCCGACCCAATATCTAGGCATTTTTATCCTCCAATACTGCTAACATGCGATTAAAACTTTCTCTATCGTTAGAAAGTTTTTCAAAGAATTCTTCATCAATTCCCTCTACTAAGGGTAAAGCTTGATTGATCTTCTCCGCGCCAGACTTCGTCACTGAGACAAGTTTTGCCCGACTATCCTTTGGGTGTTGATCGCGTCTAATGTAGTCTTTCTTCTCCAGTAGCCTAACAATCTGGGAAACCGTCATGACATCCATACCGGTGAACCGAGCTATATCAACTTGCGTTACATATTCCTCTCTATTGCTCAGAAACAAGAGAGAGGTTAACACGATAAATTGAGGCAAAGTGAGACCAACTGATTTTAAAACTCTTTTTAAGTTGCTTTCCCACTTGTTGTAAACTTTGATGAAAAGAAGACCTGTAGATTCTGTTTCATCATTTTTGTAAATTGAATTAAACTTATACTTTAACATTTTTTCTCCTCAAATATTAAGTATACATATTATATAAGAATTTATTTTGTTTTTCAAGAAAATGAAAGTCAAATTTTACAATTCTGTCAGACATTTTATAGTCTATATGCTATAATAAAAGCAAAACACCTAGAAAAGGAAGTCTTATGATTAAACTACTAGCCTTGGATATGGACGGAACCCTCCTTAATGAAGCCAAGGAAATCCCACAAGCCCACATTACTGCCATTCACCAGGCTATTGAAAAAGGCGTCAAATTGGTTCTCTGTACGGGTCGACCGCTTTTCGGTGTTCTTCCTTATTACAAAAAACTGGGTCTTGATCTCCAGAACGAGTATGTCATTGTCAATAACGGTTGCTCAACTCACCAGACCAGTGACTGGAGTCTAGTTGACTGGCAAGAACTCAGTCCAGCTGACATTGAATACCTCTATGACCTGGCTGAAAAAAGCGACGTCCAGTTGACTCTTTTTGATGAAGAACATTATTTTGTTCTCGGTGGTAAGCCTAATCAAATCGTTCAAAATGATGCCAAGCTCGTCTTTTCAGACCTGACTGAAATTTCCCTTGAGGAAGCCACCAGTGGTAAATATCGTATGTTCCAAGGAATGTTTTTGGGAACAAAAGAGCAAACAGACGATTTTGAGAATCGTTTTGCTGGGGAGCTTTGCCAACAATTTAGCGGTGTTCGTTCGCAGCCTGTCATTTATGAAGCTATGCCACTTGGTACGACAAAGGCTACTGCTCTTTCTCGACTAGCAGATATTTTGAAGATTGATTCCTCAGAAATCATGGCCATGGGCGATGCCAATAACGACATCGAAATGCTTCAGTTTGCAGGACTTGGCATTGCTATGGGAAATGCTAGTGACCATGTCAAATCCCTTGCTAATGACGTTACAGCCAGTAATGAAGAAGACGGCGTTGCGCGTGCCATTGAGAAGTATATTTTATAATTGAGAGGCCCAGTTCATATCAACTGGGTTTTGTTTTTTAGAATCATAAAACTTTAGAAACTCTTTAGAATTACTTGAACTTTCTTTGATTTCTATAGCTTATACTAAAGTTAGAAAAATAAATCAAAAGGAGAAAATCATGAAAACAGTACTCGAAATTCAAGGACTGACCAAACAATTTGGTAAACAAGCTATTCTTCAAGATCTTAGTCTAATCATAAAAGAGGGAGATATTTATGGTCTAATTGGAAAAAATGGAGCAGGTAAAACTACTCTTATTAAAATCATTACACAATTATTGTTTGCGGACAAAGGTACAGTTTCCCTCTTTTCTAGTCAAGGACAAAATGAGTGGACCAAGGCTTTATCTCGAGTTGGTTCTGTTATCGAATCACCTGTAGCCCATAATCATTTAACAGCTTATCAAAATCTGAAATATTATTGTATGATTCGTCATATCCCAAATGCTGATAAGGTGATTCATGAGACCTTGGACTATGTTGGCTTGTCAGATACAGGGAAAAAAGTCTTTCGTGATTTCTCACTAGGAATGAAACAAAGACTTGGCATCGCCATTGCCCTCCTATCCAAACCTGACTTCCTTATTCTTGATGAACCCATTAACGGTCTCGATCCGATTGGAATCAAAGAATTTCGTCTGATGATTCAGCGACTCAATCAAGAAAAAGGCATAACTATCCTCATCTCTAGCCATATCTTGTCAGAACTCTATCTCTTAGCTAATCGCTTTGGTATTCTGGATCAAGGTAAGATTATCCGTGAAATCAGTAAAGCCGAGTTTGAAACACTGAGTGAGGATTATATTGTTCTTAAAACAAGCGATAAAGAAAGAGCTTGTCAGGTATTGAAAGAACAAATCCAACTCCAGTTTAAGGTTGTCAATCCTGAAAATGAAATCCATATCTTTGGTAATGAACAAGATGTCAAACAGATTCTCAAGCAACTAACTTTGTCCGATGTTGCTATTGATGAGATTTACTTTGCCCGTCAAAACCTAGAAGAATACTTCACCCAATTGGTAGAATAGGAGAAAAATCATGATACATACCATTCAAGCAGATTTTTACCGTCTTTTCCGCTCCAAAGGATTCTGGATTACAGAATTCATTCTCTTTGTACTTATGTTACTGGGTGCTACTATTGGTGCTACAGGACATCTAATGGCAGTAAATACAACACCACCAGAGACTCCTACCCATGGTTGGAATGGGATAGAAGCTCTAATCAACGCGTCTAGCAATGGTTCAAACCTCGTTTTTCTCTGCATTGTTCTAGCATGTCTCGTTCTCGGAGTTGATCTAATCGGCAAGCTCTATAAAAATAGTTTGACTGTTGGCGTTTCTCGTACAGAGTTTTTCCTTGCTAAATCCTTTGTACTAGCAAGTATCGCTTTCTTACAACTTATTGTTAGCCTTGTTATTGCCTTTATTCCAGCAACTATACTAAACGGACTTGGTACGATGCCTGATGGCTTTATCGGCAATCTACTTGTAACCATTTTCCTTCAATTTCTCTGCCTTCTCGCTTGGCTTTCAATTGTTTCCTTCATTCTCTATGTTAGTCATTCTTATCTTGCGGTATTTATTGGTTATTTGGTCAGCTCTATCTTACTTTCTATGCCAATGCTTGTTTTCCCAGACATTGAAATTCTACGATATTTAATCCTAGATTTTGCCTATGCTATGACTAGTAATAGTCAATCTATTCTCTATACCATCACGGTTTGCGTTTCTGTCATACTTTTCTTCTCTCTCAGCAGCCTTACCGTTTTCAAGAAGAAAAGTCTATAAAAAATGACCTCCTCTAGACTACTGAGGAGGTTTCTTTTCGTTAAAAGTAAATGAAAACCGACAACCATTTACCATCTGTGCTTAGCTTCATATCCGCTCCAAGAAGATGAACTAATTCCTCGGTAATATAGAGACCTAAGCCAGAGGATTCTTCAGTATCTGACATATTTTCAGAATAAAAACGATTACTGAGATTGTCTATATTCTTGATAGGTTTTTTGACTAGGTTATCAATTTCCAAAACAAGCCTATTTTCTTCCTTTTTCAAAGAAAGTCGAGCCTTCTCCTTGCCGTGCTTGAGAACATTTCCAAGGAGGTTTTGTATAATTCGATCAAGCAAATCCTCATCAGTCGTCGTTTTCAATCCTGGTTCAACGTTAAAATCAAGAACAATCTGTGAAGATTGAAAAACGTCGTAATAAGTTAAAGTCTTCTTCGTTATAAAAGTTGATAAATCAAGTTCTTCCAGTTTCGGTTTGACTGCTCCTTCCATCAAATGACGATATTCGAGGAGAGCCTCCAAACGTTTGGAAACCAAATCAAGATGATGGGCTATTTTGTTTAAGGTTTCTGGACTATTATCGGGATGTTTTATTAGTTGCTGAGTATATCCTGAAGCGATTGTCAAAGGTGTCCGAATATCATGAGCGATGTTACTGATTGCCATATCTAGGGTGTGTTTTTCACGCTTCATGATTAGCCGATTTTGCTCCACTTCTTGAAATAGATTCTCAATTTGGTTATGTAGACGTAAAATGGTCTTTGAAAAGAAGTTTACCCCGATCCTCTTCATGCTACCAGAGCGAATCTTTTCTTCGATTTGTCTGCTTAAATCTCTAATTGCCATATGATAGCGAATCAAAGAAATCGCTAAAATAATGTTAGTAAGGAGTAATATTGATATCAAAATGTAATTCATTATTTGTCTCCTTTTAATCGAACACCAACTCCCCAAATGGTTTCAATGTACTCATGATTTGGATCCAGTTGATGCAGTTTTTTACGGAGATTGCTTAGATGGGTGTTGAGCGTATTGTCTCCAGGCAGGTAACTTTCTTCCCAAATCAATTCATAGAGTTCTTCCTTGGTGAAGATTTTTTTAGGATGATGGAGCAACATTTGAAGAATCTGACACTCTTTCTTTGCAAGGCGAATGGTTTCAGTAGAATTGCTTATTTCAAAACTATCCGCATCGAACTGGATATTTTTAAAGTTTTTTACGAGGTTATCAATTTCTCTTCGATTTTCTGACTGATGTTCACCACTTTGGCGTAATTGCACAGTGACTCTAGCAAAAACTTCATCTAAATCAAAAGGTTTTACTACATAATCATTGGCACCATCTAGGAGATATTGGCTGATGAGCTTTTTATCGCCCAAAGCAGTGAGCATGATGACCGGAGTCTGACTAGTTTGTCGAATGGCTTGCAAGACTTGGTCGCCATTTTTCCCTGGAAGCATGATATCTAGCAAAACAAGATCAATGCCACCTTTGTCAAATTGCATGATACCTTCTGTGCCAGAAAATGCTTGAATCACCTCGTGTTCCTCTGCAAGAATGGTTCTTAAAATTTCCTGGATTTCATTATTATCTTCAATTACAAGAATGCTCGCCATAAACCTCGTCCTTTCTAAAACTATTATAACATGTTTTGTTAGGAATTCCAGATACAGAAAAACTCCTCTCACATTTTAAGCAAGAAGGAGCTCAAGAAGGAGCTAATGAACATTTAAACTACTTAACCAAATAAGCAATTAAGGTTATGATCCATAGATGAGCTGGGTAGAAAATATAAAAGAAATATTTACTCCAACTGGTTTCTTTTCCTCGCTGTCCATTATACAAGGCCATAAAAGGAAATACGGTGATAAAGAGCCAATCAGAATTGTAAAGCATCATTTCCAAGGTTTGGTACCAAGTATCATAGGTATGGATAGAAGTCACTAACAGGAAGGCCCAAAGTAGAGTATAGAGGAGATTTCGCAATCCCTTACGATTTCTACAAGAGTAACTAATCAAGAGAAATGGTAGCATGGTGATACCACCCTCAGTAAAAAGACAACCGAAAATCAAGAGCCCAGCAACTCCAATCCGACGCCACAACTTCTCCTTTTTATCCAACTCTTTTCTGGGAAAGCCAAGCCAAAGCATGGTAACACCGATAGCCAGAGTCAGGAAAATATTGTTATGTACCATTACAGATTTGGAGGCAAAAAGTACATTGAGTAAAGTATTTCCAAGAAACATCATAGTGGCCCAAGACCATAAACGTAGGAGATAGTTTTCTACATTACTTGTATGGATAAACCCTTCCATAGCCATATAAGCAAACCAAACTCCCACACAACGGGTCATAGCGTGGAAAATACCTTCCCACAGAGGAGAAACGATCCCTGTGATATGAGGGATATGGTCTAGAACCATTGCTGCAGCCATCAGGTACTTCAACTGTGTCGCATTCCATTTTTTCATAATAAACCTCTTTCTTTTTGATCTACATAGAGTATAGCATATATTTCCACGTATAATCGTACACCCGTCTTACATTTAAAAAGCCTATCTTACATTTTTGTAAGACAGGCGTGAATATCAAAAAATTATTATGAAATTAACCTTCTAGTCCGTAATTCGTTGATACATTTCTGGTCTTCTATCACGAAACAGTCCCCAGTTGA
Above is a window of Streptococcus oralis subsp. dentisani DNA encoding:
- the rexB gene encoding ATP-dependent nuclease subunit B, with translation MKLLYTDIRTSLTEILTREAEELVAAGKRVFYIAPNSLSFEKERAVLECLSQQASFAITVTRFAQMARYLVLNDLPTKTSLDDIGLGMAFYKCLAGLDSKDLRVYGAIKQDPQFIQQLIELYHEMTTAQMSFLDLESLTDEDKRADLLLIFEQVTAYLNQSQLAQGSQLSHLIEAIENDKVSSDFSQLALVIDGFTRFSAEEEHVVDLLHRKGVEIVIGSYASKKAYTSPFAEGNLYQASVEFLHHLGAKYQTPAQDRSQTHEKMDSFDKASRLLESSYDFSELTLEVDENDRDNLQIWSCLTQKEELELVARSIRQKLHDNPDLSYKHFRILLGDVASYQLSLKTIFDQYQIPFYLGKSESMAHHPLTQYVESILRLKRYRFRQEDLINLLRTGLYTDLSQAEIDAFEQYLRYLGINGLPIFQQIFTKSHHGKFDLERLNAIRLRVLAPLETLFASRKQKAENLLQKWSAFLKNAALSKQMQGLTSTMEVLEQERQAEVWKAFCHVLEQFATVFDGSQVSLEDFLALLHSGMSLSQYRTIPATVDTVLVQSYDLIAPLTADFVYAIGLTQDHLPKIAQNTSLLTDEERQSLNQATEERAQLLIASSENLKKNRYTMLSLVNAARKQLILSAPSLLNENESKESAYLHELVSFGFSRREKRMNHKNLSKEDMGSYHSLLSSLVAYHQQVDSSENEQDVTFVTVLARVMGKKLDQKGLSNPALPTSPSSKPLAKDTLQALYPADKEFYLSTSGLTEFYRNEYSYFLRYVLGLQEELRLRPDARSHGNFLHRIFERALKLPAENPFDQRLEQAIKETSQEREFEAIYQESLEAQFTKEVLLDVARTTGHILRHNPAIETIQEEATFGGKDQAFIQLDNGRSVHVRGKVDRIDRLKADGALGVVDYKSSLTQFQFPHFFNGLNSQLPTYLAALKKEGEQNFFGAMYLEMAEPVQSLLTVKSLTGAVVEASKSMKYQGLFLEKESSHLGEFYNKNKANQLTDEEFELLLAYNAHLYKKAAEKILKGQFAINPYTENGSSIAPYVQQHQAITGFEANYHLGQARFLEKLDLADGKRLVGEKLKQAWFEKMRKELNR
- a CDS encoding EVE domain-containing protein, translated to MPRYWVGVVSKNHVLRGVEGNFCQVCHGKGGPLNRMKKGDYLLYYSPKYDMNGQDKLQAFVAVGKIIDDKAYQVEQFEGFFPFRRNVEYYLPVKDCSIEIARQHPEWRDYTSRLRYGHFEVSKDFFLYIFHHMKVDDEV
- a CDS encoding MarR family winged helix-turn-helix transcriptional regulator is translated as MLKYKFNSIYKNDETESTGLLFIKVYNKWESNLKRVLKSVGLTLPQFIVLTSLLFLSNREEYVTQVDIARFTGMDVMTVSQIVRLLEKKDYIRRDQHPKDSRAKLVSVTKSGAEKINQALPLVEGIDEEFFEKLSNDRESFNRMLAVLEDKNA
- a CDS encoding Cof-type HAD-IIB family hydrolase; protein product: MIKLLALDMDGTLLNEAKEIPQAHITAIHQAIEKGVKLVLCTGRPLFGVLPYYKKLGLDLQNEYVIVNNGCSTHQTSDWSLVDWQELSPADIEYLYDLAEKSDVQLTLFDEEHYFVLGGKPNQIVQNDAKLVFSDLTEISLEEATSGKYRMFQGMFLGTKEQTDDFENRFAGELCQQFSGVRSQPVIYEAMPLGTTKATALSRLADILKIDSSEIMAMGDANNDIEMLQFAGLGIAMGNASDHVKSLANDVTASNEEDGVARAIEKYIL
- a CDS encoding ATP-binding cassette domain-containing protein, which encodes MKTVLEIQGLTKQFGKQAILQDLSLIIKEGDIYGLIGKNGAGKTTLIKIITQLLFADKGTVSLFSSQGQNEWTKALSRVGSVIESPVAHNHLTAYQNLKYYCMIRHIPNADKVIHETLDYVGLSDTGKKVFRDFSLGMKQRLGIAIALLSKPDFLILDEPINGLDPIGIKEFRLMIQRLNQEKGITILISSHILSELYLLANRFGILDQGKIIREISKAEFETLSEDYIVLKTSDKERACQVLKEQIQLQFKVVNPENEIHIFGNEQDVKQILKQLTLSDVAIDEIYFARQNLEEYFTQLVE
- a CDS encoding ABC transporter permease — encoded protein: MIHTIQADFYRLFRSKGFWITEFILFVLMLLGATIGATGHLMAVNTTPPETPTHGWNGIEALINASSNGSNLVFLCIVLACLVLGVDLIGKLYKNSLTVGVSRTEFFLAKSFVLASIAFLQLIVSLVIAFIPATILNGLGTMPDGFIGNLLVTIFLQFLCLLAWLSIVSFILYVSHSYLAVFIGYLVSSILLSMPMLVFPDIEILRYLILDFAYAMTSNSQSILYTITVCVSVILFFSLSSLTVFKKKSL
- a CDS encoding sensor histidine kinase; its protein translation is MNYILISILLLTNIILAISLIRYHMAIRDLSRQIEEKIRSGSMKRIGVNFFSKTILRLHNQIENLFQEVEQNRLIMKREKHTLDMAISNIAHDIRTPLTIASGYTQQLIKHPDNSPETLNKIAHHLDLVSKRLEALLEYRHLMEGAVKPKLEELDLSTFITKKTLTYYDVFQSSQIVLDFNVEPGLKTTTDEDLLDRIIQNLLGNVLKHGKEKARLSLKKEENRLVLEIDNLVKKPIKNIDNLSNRFYSENMSDTEESSGLGLYITEELVHLLGADMKLSTDGKWLSVFIYF
- a CDS encoding response regulator transcription factor; protein product: MASILVIEDNNEIQEILRTILAEEHEVIQAFSGTEGIMQFDKGGIDLVLLDIMLPGKNGDQVLQAIRQTSQTPVIMLTALGDKKLISQYLLDGANDYVVKPFDLDEVFARVTVQLRQSGEHQSENRREIDNLVKNFKNIQFDADSFEISNSTETIRLAKKECQILQMLLHHPKKIFTKEELYELIWEESYLPGDNTLNTHLSNLRKKLHQLDPNHEYIETIWGVGVRLKGDK
- a CDS encoding TraX family protein, translated to MKKWNATQLKYLMAAAMVLDHIPHITGIVSPLWEGIFHAMTRCVGVWFAYMAMEGFIHTSNVENYLLRLWSWATMMFLGNTLLNVLFASKSVMVHNNIFLTLAIGVTMLWLGFPRKELDKKEKLWRRIGVAGLLIFGCLFTEGGITMLPFLLISYSCRNRKGLRNLLYTLLWAFLLVTSIHTYDTWYQTLEMMLYNSDWLFITVFPFMALYNGQRGKETSWSKYFFYIFYPAHLWIITLIAYLVK